One segment of Chitinivibrionales bacterium DNA contains the following:
- a CDS encoding TIGR02147 family protein, translating into MNPLPEIYEYLDYRRFLADFFDAKKRINPLYSYRVFARKAGFNNQGFFIDVVKRRKKLSDNAAKKMIKGMDLLEDRARYFKYLVKYDQSKDGEEKELLLKKLLEAKSKTLFNDVSLKYANYYLKWYNPVVREIIAVEGFDGDYKKLADKIFPRVNVAQVREAVEVLEALGIIEKDKGKGYKVTMMKLRPNVVELREVIKNLHRRWIEHSTKAIDAIEPEDRYISSLMVGLPANIVPELTKKFEELKEYVLTTAADHEKDPKKDMRIYQFNFQLFPRTSTLGAGNE; encoded by the coding sequence ATGAATCCTCTCCCCGAAATCTACGAATATCTCGATTACCGCCGGTTCCTTGCCGATTTTTTCGACGCAAAGAAGCGGATCAATCCACTTTATTCTTACCGAGTGTTCGCGCGTAAGGCAGGGTTCAACAACCAGGGATTTTTTATCGACGTGGTGAAGCGCCGGAAAAAACTTTCGGACAACGCGGCCAAAAAAATGATCAAAGGCATGGACCTTTTGGAAGACCGCGCCCGGTATTTCAAGTATCTTGTCAAATACGACCAGTCAAAGGACGGCGAGGAAAAGGAGCTGCTCCTTAAAAAATTGCTTGAAGCGAAATCAAAGACGCTGTTCAACGATGTGTCGCTCAAGTACGCGAACTATTATCTTAAATGGTACAATCCCGTGGTGCGGGAGATCATCGCGGTGGAGGGGTTCGACGGCGACTACAAGAAACTTGCCGATAAAATTTTCCCGCGTGTAAATGTCGCCCAGGTGCGGGAAGCGGTGGAAGTGCTCGAGGCGCTGGGCATCATCGAGAAAGACAAGGGAAAGGGCTACAAAGTGACCATGATGAAGCTCAGGCCCAATGTCGTGGAGCTGCGCGAGGTGATCAAGAACCTGCACCGGCGTTGGATCGAGCACAGCACCAAGGCGATTGACGCGATAGAGCCCGAGGACCGCTACATCAGCTCGCTCATGGTGGGCCTGCCCGCGAACATCGTGCCGGAGCTCACGAAAAAATTCGAGGAGCTCAAGGAATACGTGCTCACCACTGCCGCGGACCATGAAAAAGACCCGAAAAAAGACATGCGGATTTACCAGTTCAATTTCCAGCTTTTCCCGCGCACTTCCACGCTGGGGGCGGGCAATGAGTAA